The genomic window CAGGCTTTGTTCAACAGCAAATGTCTGGTGTAGACGCAAGCATGTTGCCAATTGAGCAATCGTTTATTGAGAACATTTTGCGTTTAAACCGTGGCAAACTTGTAACGGTTCATCAGACATTTGAAGGCAATAGCGAATGGAATGCCCGAGTTTTTCGTGGGCGCATTGAAGAAGCTGGACGTGACCACATTATTATCGGCAATCCAGAAACAGGAGAGTATTATTTACTTTTAATGGTAAATTTAGATTTTATCACATTTGATGAGCCAATTGACTATACATACCAATATGGGTATGAACCAAGTTTATCCCAATACTCACCTCGATAACACAAAACACCCCCTTCTACATTGAAGAGGGTGTTTCTGCTGCTTTATTACAAGTGCCGCATAGCCGCAATCCCTAGCAATACCCAACCAACAATAAAAGCAAGTCCGCCAATAGGTGTAATGGCACCAAGCTTCGTTATGCCGGTTAGCGCCATAACGTATAGGCTCCCTGAGAATAGGACAATACCAATTAAAAACGCCCAACCTGCTCCATGAACCATTTGATTGCCGAGCATTTTTAACGACAGTATTCCTACAAACAGTAAACCAATACCGTGAATCATATGATACTGTACGCCTGTCTGGTAATTTTTCAACATTCGCTCGCTAATGCGCCCTTCCAATCCGTGCGCGCCAAATGCACCAATTGCTACTGATAACGCCATGACAATCGCACCAATGAAGATAAATAATCTTCCCATTTTCTAGCACTCCTTCACATTCAACACTTTTCACTCTTAAATCCCCATCCGTCGCCTTCCGTCAAGCCCCATGCTATGATAGGAAAAACGAAAAATGGAGGGAATGGTATGATTCGCGTTCGTCCTTATACTTTAGCTGATTTCGATGGTTTATTACAAGTCCAAAAAGAAGCATTTCCACCACCTTATCCAGCGGAGCAACTCTGGAATAAAGACGACATCTCAGCTCATGTTGACACCTTTCCAGAAGGGGCACTTCTTGCTGAATACAATAACATAATTGTTGGTTCGGCTACATCGCTATTAACAAATGCTGCTGACCGTTCTCATTCTTGGAGTGACATAAGTGATAACGGAACCATTCGACAAACCCATGACCCTAATGGTCAGACGTTGTATGGGATTGATTTATGTGTTCGCCCGACGTATCGAAAGCTCGGGGTTGCAAAAGCCCTTTATGATGCAAGAAAAGAAACCGTGCGAACGTTACAATTGCAACGCTATGCCGCTGGTAGTCGGTTACCAGGTTACCATCACTATGCACAAACATTAGCAATAGAAGAATACGTCGAACGCGTACAAGCTGGTAAGAGAACCGACCCTGTTCTTTCCTTTATGTTAAAACAAGGGTTAACCGTTGTTCGCATTGAAAAAGATTATTTACCTGACGAGGAATCACACCATTATGGTGTAATTGTTGAATGGCGGCCTTGAATATCCTGTATATGTAAAAAAGGCGACCATCCACTTAAGGATAATCGCCTTTTTTCCAATCAATCTTGTCTAAAAATCAAGCAAATTGCGTTTTTCTTCTCGTTCATCTGCTTCTGTCGTTGGTTGTTTAAGTACTGGTTTTTGTGGAGCAGGCTGCACAGGAGACTGCATAGCTGGTTTTTGCGGTGCTGGTGCTTGCAGCGGTTCATCTACTTGCTGACTGCCCTTTATTACGTGACAGTAACTTTCAATAATGGAGGCTGCTTCTTTAACATCCACCCAATTGTCCCTGTTTGTCGCTCCCTTCATGTTCTCTATTTGTCGTTCCATTTGTTCAATGAGATGTTCAACTTTAATGAGCATAGTGTCCTCCTTTCGAACACAGCTCTATGATAGCATGCTTCAACCGTTCAATGCGAGAGTGTGGCTACTTTTTAGCAGCAAGCGCTTTGTATAAGTCAGATAGAGTTGAGTAGCCAGCATGATCGGCAACCACTAGGTGCTTCACCCATAATTGAGCGGCCATATGCGCATCTGCAAGAGCATGATGACGATTCCCTACTACAATATCGTACGCATGACACCACTCTTCTAACTGTTCAAACGACTGATGTGCTGCTGTAAGCTGCGTCAAAAAGGATGTATCAATTAATCGATGTGTGAACGTTCGACCGAGTTCATGCCATGTAGCATGCCGCATAAATCGTCGCTCATGGGCAGCATGGTGAGCAATAAGGGTTGATGAACCAACAAACTGGTAAAATGCCAATAAAACGTCCTTTAACGCCTCTGATTGTTCTAACTCTGCCGTAGTTAACCCGGTTAGTTGTAAAATTTCTGCAGATGGGGTCCGTTTTGGCTTAATCGTTTTATAGAAATGGTCATGTAAGATTGAAGAACCTTTAATTTTCACTGCTCCGATTGAAAGAATCGAATCACCATAATCTGGCTGAAATCCACTTGTCTCTAGGTCAAAAACAACCATTGGTAGTTCATGTAGCGGTTCATCCAGCACATCCTTTTGCGCTTCCTTTTGATAATGACGAAAGCGCGCCATTTGACTTGCTTGATCGGAGTTTGAGGACGAAACACCTGAAGTAAATCGTGCCGAAATTTGCCGCATGATTGTCATTAAGTTCATCGTACCACACGCCTATTCATGACTTTGTTGAATGCCCCGATAAAACGATCGCCCTTCTCGAATACATGCTTTAAGAAATTTCCGCTCCTCTTTTGTAAGGTTATTCGGAAAAACATGTGTAAATGTTCCATGATTCTCTCCCCATAGCACACGTTTATTTTGAATCTCTAAAAAAGATGCCATTACATGTTGTTCGCTTGTCATAAATGCACTTTGCTGCATACGCGCCCATGTCGATGCCGATTCAATACCTTCCTGCAATGCAAGTAATCGCATCCCATTCACATAAGGAAAAAGCACCTGTTCTTTTAAATTGATCGTCCCTTGATACTCACCATAGTTATCTTCCAGCAATTGACCAAACCCATTCAAACCCTTAGGGATTCTACCTGTATTTTCCGTAAAGCGACTCATCGGAATGTGCCCTTTTCTTATCTCAAAAAAGAGACGTTGCTTTAGGCGCTTGAGCCACTGATCATCACCTAACACAGTCCTAGCATCAAAGAACGTTAACAAATAGCGGACATGCTCAAATTGATTCTCTTTTATCCAAAAGTTAAGTTGTTCATTCCACTCCTCATAGGATCGACACCAGCCCTTATTTGAGGCCATAACCCCTCCTGTACACCGTTCGTATCCCTTATCTTCCAGTGCTTTAACGATCTCCTCTCCTAAAAAGAGAAAATATCGTTGACACGCTTCTTCCCCGTCGTAAATGATGCCGTGATCTTGATCTGTTTGATAAAGCTGTTCCTCTCTTCCTGCACTACCCATAAAGAAAAACGCAAAGGGAGCAGGGATTTCTCCCAGCTCCTTAATCGTTTTATCTAAAGCAACTTGCACAGCATCGTTACGTCGCTGTTCTTGCTCACATAACCGCTGCTTCATTAATTCTGACATCTCCACCATTATGAGCCTGTCTTAGAAGAACGTTCTTGTTCTTGTTGCACATTTTCAGGATAGCCGTACGAACCATGTTCACTCATATCTAGACCAAGAATCTCTTCCTCTTCAGTCACACGTAACGTACCACCAACAAGACTCTTTGTAAGTAAAAGCAATACGTAAGAAGCACCAAATGCAAATGCGGCACATACTACAACGCTTAAAGCTTGCACGCCTAATTGATCGAATCCACCGCCATAGAATAAACCAGCTCGACCACCATTTAATGCTGCAAGTTCTGGTGTAGCGAAAAAACCTGTTGAAAGTGTGCCCCAAACGCCTGCCACTCCGTGTACGCTAAGCGCAAAAATAGGATCATCAATTTTTAACTTGTCAAACATTCTCATACTAACTACTACTATTAGTCCACCAATCATACCAATCACAACCGCAGCCCAAGGATCAACGAAAGCACACGATGCAGTAATGGCAACAAGACCTGCTAAAGCCCCGTTTAATGTAGTTGGAACATCAGCTTTACCACTCATTGCCCAAACTAAGAATAACGCTGCGATGGTTCCTGCACCTGCTGCTAGTTGTGTATTTAACGCAA from Shouchella hunanensis includes these protein-coding regions:
- the gerQ gene encoding spore coat protein GerQ produces the protein MYQNQWQNQGGQQGQGSGQEHHQGQPMQGQPMYGQQSMQQQSPQPYFSSQNYQTPGFVQQQMSGVDASMLPIEQSFIENILRLNRGKLVTVHQTFEGNSEWNARVFRGRIEEAGRDHIIIGNPETGEYYLLLMVNLDFITFDEPIDYTYQYGYEPSLSQYSPR
- a CDS encoding GNAT family N-acetyltransferase; the protein is MIRVRPYTLADFDGLLQVQKEAFPPPYPAEQLWNKDDISAHVDTFPEGALLAEYNNIIVGSATSLLTNAADRSHSWSDISDNGTIRQTHDPNGQTLYGIDLCVRPTYRKLGVAKALYDARKETVRTLQLQRYAAGSRLPGYHHYAQTLAIEEYVERVQAGKRTDPVLSFMLKQGLTVVRIEKDYLPDEESHHYGVIVEWRP
- a CDS encoding exonuclease domain-containing protein, producing MNLMTIMRQISARFTSGVSSSNSDQASQMARFRHYQKEAQKDVLDEPLHELPMVVFDLETSGFQPDYGDSILSIGAVKIKGSSILHDHFYKTIKPKRTPSAEILQLTGLTTAELEQSEALKDVLLAFYQFVGSSTLIAHHAAHERRFMRHATWHELGRTFTHRLIDTSFLTQLTAAHQSFEQLEEWCHAYDIVVGNRHHALADAHMAAQLWVKHLVVADHAGYSTLSDLYKALAAKK
- a CDS encoding DUF423 domain-containing protein codes for the protein MGRLFIFIGAIVMALSVAIGAFGAHGLEGRISERMLKNYQTGVQYHMIHGIGLLFVGILSLKMLGNQMVHGAGWAFLIGIVLFSGSLYVMALTGITKLGAITPIGGLAFIVGWVLLGIAAMRHL
- a CDS encoding YwdI family protein, which codes for MLIKVEHLIEQMERQIENMKGATNRDNWVDVKEAASIIESYCHVIKGSQQVDEPLQAPAPQKPAMQSPVQPAPQKPVLKQPTTEADEREEKRNLLDF
- a CDS encoding DUF294 nucleotidyltransferase-like domain-containing protein produces the protein MKQRLCEQEQRRNDAVQVALDKTIKELGEIPAPFAFFFMGSAGREEQLYQTDQDHGIIYDGEEACQRYFLFLGEEIVKALEDKGYERCTGGVMASNKGWCRSYEEWNEQLNFWIKENQFEHVRYLLTFFDARTVLGDDQWLKRLKQRLFFEIRKGHIPMSRFTENTGRIPKGLNGFGQLLEDNYGEYQGTINLKEQVLFPYVNGMRLLALQEGIESASTWARMQQSAFMTSEQHVMASFLEIQNKRVLWGENHGTFTHVFPNNLTKEERKFLKACIREGRSFYRGIQQSHE